From a region of the Methanobacterium sp. genome:
- a CDS encoding sodium/solute symporter (Members of the Solute:Sodium Symporter (SSS), TC 2.A.21 as described in tcdb.org, catalyze solute:Na+ symport. Known solutes for members of the family include sugars, amino acids, nucleosides, inositols, vitamins, urea or anions, depending on the system.) — protein sequence MDNIVMLSIVVLIYLLMVGYVGYVAWKRTKSADDYMVAGRETHPFIMALSYGATFISTAAIVGFGGTAGVYGMGLLWLTVLNILVGIFIAFVLFGKRTRKMGHNLSALTFPEFLSRRFNSKFIQYFSGAVIFVGMPLYASVVLIGMARFVETTLQINYTVALIAMAIIVAVYVIFGGIRGVMYTDALQGTIMFVGMVILLGAIYWLTGGITGGNQALTNLIHVIPSNATAAATATGFTGWTSMPALGSPFWWTLVSTLILGVGIGVLSQPQLAVRFMTVKSNKELNRAVLIGGIFIFMMTGTAFIVGALSNVYFFDTVGKIAMQVAGGNADKIIPAFITAAMPLWFAYLFMITLLSAAMSTLSAQFHVQGTALGRDIYETVTGTKGKSSVLVARLGITVAVVIAVILGLILPANIIAVGTAIWFSITAAAFLSMYAFALFWKRSTKAGVISGLVIGTLLSVFWLVFEYKKSAEALGICKALTGKTILITTAPWPTVDSIVIALPIAFIITVVVSLLTKPQAKEQLDKIFKGV from the coding sequence ATGGATAACATAGTTATGCTTAGTATTGTAGTTTTAATATACCTTTTAATGGTGGGTTACGTCGGATATGTGGCCTGGAAACGTACAAAGAGCGCTGATGATTACATGGTAGCAGGAAGAGAAACCCACCCATTTATTATGGCTTTAAGTTATGGTGCAACGTTTATTAGTACTGCGGCAATTGTAGGTTTTGGTGGAACAGCCGGAGTCTATGGAATGGGTCTTCTATGGCTTACAGTCTTAAATATTCTTGTAGGTATCTTTATAGCGTTTGTATTATTCGGAAAAAGAACAAGGAAAATGGGACACAATTTAAGTGCCCTAACATTTCCAGAATTTTTATCACGGCGTTTTAACAGTAAATTTATCCAATATTTCTCTGGAGCAGTTATATTCGTTGGAATGCCATTATATGCTTCAGTAGTTTTAATTGGAATGGCCAGATTCGTGGAAACAACTCTTCAAATAAATTACACCGTAGCATTAATTGCAATGGCAATTATAGTAGCTGTCTATGTAATTTTTGGAGGAATACGGGGAGTTATGTACACTGACGCCTTGCAAGGAACAATCATGTTTGTAGGAATGGTTATTTTATTAGGTGCAATCTACTGGTTAACCGGAGGAATAACTGGCGGTAATCAAGCCCTTACAAACTTAATACATGTAATTCCTTCCAATGCTACGGCCGCTGCCACTGCCACAGGATTTACGGGTTGGACATCAATGCCTGCATTGGGCAGTCCATTCTGGTGGACGTTGGTTAGTACACTTATACTTGGAGTGGGAATTGGTGTTCTCTCACAGCCACAGCTTGCAGTAAGATTTATGACAGTAAAATCAAACAAAGAGCTTAACAGAGCTGTACTTATCGGTGGAATATTCATATTCATGATGACCGGTACAGCATTCATTGTAGGTGCATTATCTAATGTGTACTTCTTTGATACTGTTGGAAAAATAGCTATGCAAGTTGCCGGAGGTAATGCAGACAAGATAATTCCTGCATTTATCACTGCAGCAATGCCCTTATGGTTTGCATACTTATTCATGATTACCTTGCTTTCAGCAGCAATGTCCACCCTTTCAGCCCAGTTCCACGTTCAAGGAACTGCTTTAGGTCGTGACATATACGAAACAGTTACTGGAACAAAAGGTAAATCATCAGTATTAGTTGCAAGATTAGGAATCACTGTAGCAGTTGTAATAGCTGTTATTTTGGGATTGATCCTTCCAGCAAATATCATAGCAGTTGGAACCGCTATTTGGTTTAGTATAACTGCAGCTGCATTTCTTTCAATGTATGCATTTGCCCTATTCTGGAAACGATCCACCAAAGCAGGAGTTATCTCCGGTTTAGTTATTGGAACATTACTAAGTGTTTTCTGGCTGGTATTTGAATACAAAAAATCAGCAGAAGCATTAGGTATTTGTAAGGCACTTACTGGTAAAACAATACTTATAACCACTGCCCCATGGCCTACAGTTGATTCAATAGTAATAGCACTACCAATAGCCTTTATAATTACAGTTGTAGTGAGCTTATTGACTAAACCACAGGCAAAAGAACAGTTAGATAAAATATTTAAAGGAGTTTAA
- a CDS encoding replication factor C large subunit, which produces MLWTEKYRPQNFDDVLGNIKAKKEILEWVEEWNNSNPQKCLLLVGPPGTGKTTFAHLIAREFSDSVELNASDKRSYDIIMSTVGEASASKTLFGGRLKLIILDEIDGLHGNDDRGGSRAINKIIKEGQQPIIMMANDPYSNRIKSFKSKCKVINLRKVHTNSILSFLKKICVKEGVNFEEHVLRTLAKRSNGDLRSAITDLEIIAQGKEKITLKDLELTSTKDERSTIFDIVRTVLKSKNPIRIKDAMRQVEANPSLLLEMITENIPREYEKKHEIEKAYEMVSNADIYLGRAFSTRAYTYWKYAYDFMSVGVALSKDDTYKKFARYTNSSVYTILSKNRSKRDLQDRVALKIAEKLHTSKKVAISQFPYFEIMFQNEELAYNMMMYFGLEDDEIKLFRSRKIKKPKKTNVKTVKNSKVSISKSNENTVIHKSKNKKTISKIKKSENDLLNEKDNNPKEDENSEDKGQVSLFSFK; this is translated from the coding sequence ATGTTGTGGACAGAAAAATATCGTCCCCAGAATTTTGATGATGTTCTGGGAAATATAAAAGCAAAAAAAGAAATCCTTGAATGGGTAGAAGAATGGAACAACAGTAATCCTCAAAAATGCCTTCTTCTTGTAGGTCCCCCAGGAACAGGGAAAACTACATTCGCCCATTTAATCGCACGCGAATTTTCTGATTCTGTTGAGTTAAATGCAAGTGATAAAAGGTCATATGATATTATCATGAGTACTGTAGGTGAAGCATCAGCCTCAAAAACCCTTTTTGGAGGCAGATTAAAGTTAATAATCCTTGATGAGATTGATGGGCTTCATGGTAATGATGATCGGGGCGGATCAAGAGCTATTAATAAAATAATAAAAGAAGGACAGCAGCCAATTATTATGATGGCTAATGACCCTTACAGTAACAGAATTAAAAGCTTTAAAAGTAAATGTAAGGTTATAAATCTTAGAAAAGTTCACACAAACTCAATACTATCATTTTTAAAGAAGATATGTGTAAAAGAAGGAGTAAACTTTGAAGAACATGTTTTAAGGACACTGGCCAAAAGATCAAATGGAGATTTACGATCTGCAATTACCGATCTTGAAATAATAGCCCAGGGAAAAGAAAAAATCACTTTAAAAGACCTGGAACTTACATCCACAAAAGATGAACGGTCAACCATCTTTGATATTGTTAGAACCGTATTAAAAAGTAAAAACCCAATTAGAATTAAAGATGCTATGAGGCAAGTGGAAGCAAATCCTTCCCTCTTACTGGAAATGATCACAGAAAACATTCCCCGTGAATATGAAAAGAAACATGAAATAGAAAAAGCATATGAAATGGTTTCAAATGCCGATATTTATCTTGGAAGAGCTTTTTCAACACGTGCTTACACCTACTGGAAATATGCTTATGATTTCATGAGTGTAGGGGTCGCACTTTCTAAAGATGACACTTACAAAAAATTTGCAAGATACACCAATTCTTCAGTATATACAATACTTTCAAAAAACAGGAGCAAAAGAGATTTACAAGATAGAGTTGCTTTAAAAATCGCTGAAAAGCTCCATACATCTAAAAAAGTTGCGATTTCCCAATTTCCATATTTTGAAATCATGTTTCAAAATGAAGAGCTCGCTTATAACATGATGATGTACTTTGGGCTTGAAGATGATGAAATAAAGCTTTTCAGGTCTAGAAAAATTAAAAAACCTAAAAAAACAAACGTAAAAACTGTGAAAAATAGCAAAGTTTCAATATCTAAATCAAATGAAAACACTGTTATTCATAAATCCAAAAATAAAAAGACAATTTCTAAGATTAAAAAATCTGAAAATGATTTATTAAACGAGAAAGACAACAATCCAAAGGAAGATGAAAATTCAGAGGATAAAGGACAGGTTTCTCTTTTCAGTTTCAAGTGA
- a CDS encoding replication factor C small subunit → MKGPWVEKYRPSTLDEVVGQDHIIQRLKQYVNEHSMPNLMFTGPAGVGKTTTSIALAKSILGEYWKQNFLELNASDARGIETVRTNIKSFCRLKAVGAPFRIVFLDEVDNMTKDAQHALRREMEMYTKTASFVLSCNYSSKIIDPIQSRCAIFRFAPVKGNQIIQRLEKVAEAENLNIKRNAIESIVYFAEGDLRKAINILQASASTTDEITEDSIHEIVSKAKPQDVRKIVKMALRGDFLGSRDLLREVMVIQGTSGEDMITQIYQEISRMSMENKIDENVYVDLIQSIGEYDFRIREGSNPRIQLEALLTKFLSKAKAD, encoded by the coding sequence ATGAAAGGACCATGGGTAGAAAAATATAGACCAAGCACCTTAGACGAAGTTGTGGGTCAAGATCATATAATTCAAAGACTTAAACAATACGTTAACGAACATAGCATGCCTAATTTAATGTTTACAGGACCTGCAGGTGTTGGAAAAACAACAACATCCATTGCACTTGCAAAATCAATTTTAGGAGAATATTGGAAACAGAATTTCTTAGAACTTAATGCATCAGACGCCAGAGGAATCGAAACTGTAAGAACCAATATTAAAAGTTTTTGCCGGTTAAAAGCTGTTGGAGCCCCATTTAGAATAGTATTCCTTGATGAAGTAGATAACATGACTAAGGACGCACAACACGCCCTTAGACGTGAAATGGAAATGTACACTAAGACCGCTTCATTTGTTCTTTCATGTAATTATTCTTCAAAAATTATAGATCCAATCCAATCTCGATGTGCAATATTCAGATTTGCGCCAGTTAAAGGAAACCAAATAATTCAAAGACTGGAAAAGGTAGCAGAAGCAGAAAATTTGAACATAAAAAGAAATGCCATAGAAAGTATCGTTTATTTTGCTGAAGGAGATCTCAGAAAAGCAATTAACATTCTGCAAGCATCAGCATCTACAACTGATGAAATTACAGAAGACAGCATCCATGAAATTGTATCTAAAGCAAAACCTCAAGATGTACGTAAAATAGTGAAAATGGCATTGAGAGGAGATTTTTTAGGTTCAAGAGACCTTTTAAGAGAAGTAATGGTAATTCAGGGTACAAGTGGAGAAGATATGATAACTCAAATTTATCAAGAAATCTCACGAATGTCAATGGAAAACAAGATAGACGAAAATGTGTATGTAGATCTAATTCAAAGCATTGGTGAATACGATTTTAGAATAAGAGAAGGATCAAACCCCAGAATTCAGCTTGAAGCACTTCTTACCAAGTTTTTATCAAAGGCAAAGGCAGATTAG
- a CDS encoding cupredoxin family copper-binding protein — MGIVAFSGCTQTQQNVPQNTVLIQNFAFNPNNLTVKVGTTVTWINQESTTHDVISDDGTFSSPPINNGANYTFTFTKAGEYPYHCGIHPSMKAKIIVQ, encoded by the coding sequence ATGGGGATAGTTGCATTTTCAGGTTGCACGCAAACTCAGCAAAATGTTCCACAGAACACAGTACTCATTCAAAATTTTGCTTTTAATCCAAACAACCTTACAGTAAAAGTAGGGACCACAGTTACATGGATAAATCAAGAATCTACCACACACGATGTTATAAGCGATGATGGAACATTTAGTAGCCCCCCTATAAATAATGGGGCTAATTACACGTTTACTTTCACTAAAGCTGGAGAATATCCTTATCATTGTGGAATACATCCGTCAATGAAAGCAAAGATAATAGTACAATGA
- a CDS encoding roadblock/LC7 domain-containing protein, which produces MDADIENQLIRILSDLNKINGIESSLIADSNGNVMYHSMSRGTDTALFGSMAHVITGSSKRLLKSANQGKIERVLVESHGGKALFLHLGNVHFIVLMEISANVGLVMVSAKRIALQIVEITKDMVPIEPIEEIIEAPPEEKVPVTSKTEVPAIIEAEAAESVAEVEIEASDISDEIKEETPVEVTEEKLEPVEEIKAEIEIEESADVSDEIKIEEIEEEIAEPEIESEAKPEEIEPVKEEIPEPVRSIPTIKPPISFPKLPEDVKIPSGDKEKSDLILDIYESIFLAMSIGASRIMGVSPARGLIKKFLPLEDCKSLLNGVDVKSNSLVDFVKIKENSENIPLKERETVLINNFSKIIEIITENYGKVMGYGAFRGIVRPEFKVISDSYGEAMDKLGIKEKIHPELAELFQ; this is translated from the coding sequence ATGGACGCAGACATAGAAAACCAATTAATAAGGATACTAAGTGATTTGAACAAGATTAATGGTATAGAAAGTAGTTTAATCGCTGATAGTAATGGAAATGTGATGTACCATAGCATGTCACGAGGAACTGATACCGCCCTTTTTGGATCGATGGCCCATGTAATTACTGGCTCCTCTAAACGATTGTTAAAATCTGCCAATCAAGGAAAGATTGAAAGGGTGCTGGTAGAATCACATGGCGGTAAAGCTCTCTTTTTACATCTTGGAAATGTACATTTTATAGTATTAATGGAAATATCAGCAAATGTTGGACTTGTAATGGTTTCAGCTAAAAGAATAGCATTGCAGATAGTAGAAATAACTAAAGATATGGTTCCAATTGAACCTATAGAAGAGATAATTGAAGCTCCTCCAGAAGAAAAGGTTCCAGTTACCTCCAAAACAGAAGTACCAGCAATTATAGAAGCTGAAGCTGCAGAAAGTGTAGCTGAAGTTGAGATTGAAGCTTCCGATATTTCAGATGAAATTAAAGAAGAAACCCCTGTGGAAGTTACAGAAGAGAAATTAGAACCAGTTGAAGAAATAAAAGCTGAAATAGAAATTGAAGAATCTGCAGATGTTTCAGATGAAATCAAAATAGAAGAAATTGAAGAAGAGATTGCCGAACCTGAAATAGAATCTGAAGCAAAACCAGAAGAAATAGAACCTGTAAAAGAAGAAATTCCGGAACCTGTAAGAAGCATACCTACTATTAAACCCCCTATTTCATTTCCAAAATTACCTGAAGACGTTAAAATACCCTCTGGAGATAAAGAAAAATCTGATTTAATTTTAGATATATATGAATCCATATTTCTTGCAATGTCTATTGGAGCAAGTAGAATTATGGGAGTATCCCCTGCAAGAGGCCTTATAAAAAAATTTTTACCACTTGAAGACTGTAAAAGCCTTTTAAACGGTGTTGACGTAAAAAGTAATTCATTAGTGGATTTTGTTAAAATAAAGGAAAATTCTGAAAATATACCTCTAAAAGAAAGAGAAACTGTACTTATAAACAATTTTAGCAAGATAATTGAAATTATAACTGAAAATTATGGTAAAGTAATGGGATATGGGGCATTTAGAGGAATAGTAAGGCCTGAATTTAAAGTTATCAGCGATTCTTATGGTGAAGCAATGGATAAACTTGGAATTAAAGAGAAAATCCACCCAGAACTTGCAGAACTATTCCAATAA
- a CDS encoding Ni/Fe hydrogenase subunit alpha, which translates to MKNIEISPVTRIEGHAKITVQLDDSGNVSDAHFHVMEIRGFEKFLEGAALEEAPRITPRICGICQTAHHLAAAKATDHAFGLQPPETAKKLRELMLLGQYIHSHSLHFYFLGAPDLVMGPESDPALRNVVGILKKDPALAKMAIETRKIGQTITGVVGGKPISPVTAIPGGQSKGITEEERSQLLTEAQNAVGLVEKGFGVAKPLFEQYSEAIDMLGPVETNFGALSNNGNIELYDGPAKIIDKDGKSVYEFEAKDYLDYIEEKVQPWSYLKFPYLKQIGFPEGNYRVGPLARLNIAENIPTEKASQLFGEYKDKYGIAQNTLLYHYARLIELMYASERAVQLLEDDTITGTDIRQGLSEPLMTKEEAKESSETKRGVGMIEATRGILIHDYETDAAGFITRANLIVSTGQNNLSMDIGVRETAKAMIKGEEVSEGLKNQLEMIVRAYDPCLSCATHMINGESPLLVDIHDSNGELLKRHLL; encoded by the coding sequence ATGAAAAATATTGAAATAAGCCCTGTAACCCGGATTGAAGGACATGCAAAAATCACCGTTCAATTAGATGACTCTGGAAATGTTTCAGATGCCCACTTTCACGTTATGGAAATAAGAGGATTTGAGAAGTTTCTTGAAGGTGCAGCATTAGAAGAGGCACCGCGAATTACACCACGTATATGTGGTATATGTCAAACAGCCCATCATTTAGCTGCTGCAAAAGCTACAGACCATGCATTTGGACTGCAACCACCAGAAACTGCTAAAAAATTAAGAGAGCTTATGCTACTTGGCCAATACATACATTCACATTCACTTCACTTCTATTTCCTTGGAGCACCAGATCTAGTAATGGGTCCTGAATCCGATCCTGCCCTTAGAAATGTTGTAGGAATCTTAAAAAAAGACCCTGCTCTTGCTAAAATGGCAATAGAAACCCGGAAAATTGGACAAACAATAACTGGAGTAGTTGGAGGTAAACCTATTAGCCCAGTTACAGCAATACCTGGAGGTCAATCCAAAGGAATAACTGAAGAAGAAAGAAGCCAACTTTTAACAGAAGCCCAAAACGCAGTAGGACTTGTAGAAAAAGGATTTGGAGTAGCAAAACCATTATTTGAACAATACAGCGAAGCAATAGATATGTTAGGTCCTGTTGAAACAAACTTCGGTGCTTTAAGTAACAATGGAAACATTGAATTATATGACGGTCCTGCAAAAATTATAGACAAAGATGGTAAATCTGTTTATGAATTTGAAGCAAAGGATTACTTAGATTATATCGAAGAAAAGGTACAACCATGGTCCTACCTTAAATTCCCATATCTAAAACAGATTGGATTCCCCGAAGGAAACTACAGAGTAGGTCCTCTCGCAAGATTAAATATTGCAGAAAACATTCCAACTGAAAAAGCATCACAACTCTTCGGAGAATACAAAGACAAGTATGGAATTGCCCAAAATACTCTCCTATACCACTATGCACGTTTAATAGAATTAATGTACGCATCAGAAAGAGCTGTACAACTTTTAGAAGACGATACAATAACTGGCACCGACATAAGACAAGGACTTTCAGAGCCATTAATGACCAAAGAAGAAGCCAAAGAATCCAGCGAAACCAAAAGAGGAGTTGGAATGATCGAAGCTACAAGAGGAATTCTGATTCATGATTATGAAACAGATGCCGCAGGATTTATAACCCGTGCCAACTTAATAGTTTCAACAGGTCAAAACAACCTTTCAATGGACATAGGTGTAAGAGAAACAGCTAAAGCTATGATTAAAGGCGAAGAAGTATCAGAAGGCCTTAAAAATCAGCTTGAAATGATTGTTAGAGCATATGATCCATGTCTTTCATGTGCAACCCACATGATAAATGGAGAATCACCATTACTTGTAGATATACATGATAGTAATGGAGAACTTCTAAAAAGACACCTATTGTAG
- a CDS encoding F420-nonreducing hydrogenase, translated as MVKIAMEALASCAGCEISILDLHEDLLKILEKSEIVYAPVLMDSKEIPDDVDIAIVSGSVRNEENKERLEELRKKSKTLIAYGTCACYGGITGMADLYSPEEVTSRTYSDNPSTISADVPSEVVPKLLPIVHPAGDFTEVDYYIPGCPPKEKLTGDILIPLINGEAPNVPKKSVCADCQRWMDHVEFDKIHRRVEGEPDPQQCFLSQGYVCLGSVTLGRCGALCTEAGVQCHGCGGPALDVLREPSHDVYNGVIKRIAHLSKMPEKEVEKQIYDIGHVIYGFVIGSTIMEEKQVSLIPQLVKK; from the coding sequence ATGGTTAAAATTGCTATGGAAGCCCTCGCAAGCTGTGCAGGTTGCGAAATATCAATTCTGGATTTACATGAAGATTTACTAAAGATACTTGAAAAATCAGAAATAGTTTATGCACCTGTCTTAATGGATTCAAAAGAAATTCCAGACGACGTTGATATTGCAATAGTCTCAGGATCTGTTCGAAATGAAGAGAACAAAGAAAGACTTGAAGAATTAAGAAAAAAATCAAAAACACTAATTGCATATGGAACATGCGCATGTTACGGCGGTATAACTGGAATGGCAGATTTATACAGTCCAGAAGAAGTAACATCACGTACATACTCAGATAATCCGAGTACAATATCTGCAGATGTGCCATCAGAAGTTGTACCCAAATTACTACCTATTGTTCACCCTGCAGGAGACTTTACAGAAGTCGATTATTACATACCAGGATGTCCACCTAAAGAAAAACTTACTGGAGACATATTAATTCCTCTGATTAATGGAGAAGCTCCAAATGTTCCTAAAAAAAGTGTTTGTGCCGACTGTCAAAGATGGATGGACCACGTAGAGTTTGATAAAATACACCGTAGAGTTGAAGGGGAACCTGACCCACAACAATGTTTCCTAAGCCAGGGATATGTTTGTCTCGGTTCTGTAACCCTTGGAAGGTGCGGTGCACTCTGTACAGAAGCAGGAGTTCAATGTCATGGATGTGGAGGCCCGGCATTAGACGTTTTAAGAGAACCGAGCCACGATGTATACAATGGAGTTATCAAAAGGATTGCACACCTTTCTAAAATGCCAGAAAAAGAAGTAGAAAAACAGATCTACGATATTGGACATGTCATTTACGGATTTGTTATTGGAAGTACAATAATGGAGGAAAAACAGGTTTCCTTGATCCCTCAGCTGGTCAAGAAATAA
- a CDS encoding hydrocarbon binding protein (contains V4R domain), translating to MEIEREEIRGDFKPELIPKETGGDIDDYEEALHVLMKFVGSMSSALEQVSGRGANAIVYQAGKRMGHEAGKMVEKTDNLEKAMNELSEILGIEFYFEMWKPAGQEGYTIEKGNETIVKLLFMDCVVRQTLRRTGLPQKGPLCYLLYGYMVGAVEEVMSIKGKIDIDHVGPNACLKTLTIKWGGK from the coding sequence ATGGAAATTGAACGGGAAGAAATAAGAGGCGATTTTAAACCTGAATTAATTCCTAAAGAAACTGGTGGGGACATAGACGACTATGAAGAAGCCCTACACGTTCTCATGAAATTTGTAGGATCCATGTCCAGCGCATTAGAACAAGTTTCAGGCCGTGGTGCTAACGCTATTGTTTACCAGGCAGGGAAAAGAATGGGACATGAAGCAGGTAAAATGGTGGAAAAAACAGATAATCTCGAAAAAGCCATGAATGAATTGAGCGAGATTCTTGGAATTGAATTTTATTTTGAAATGTGGAAACCAGCAGGTCAAGAAGGTTACACAATTGAAAAAGGCAATGAAACAATTGTGAAACTTTTATTTATGGATTGTGTTGTTAGACAAACATTAAGAAGAACAGGATTACCTCAAAAAGGACCACTCTGCTACCTATTATATGGATATATGGTTGGCGCAGTTGAGGAAGTTATGAGTATTAAAGGCAAGATTGATATTGACCACGTAGGACCAAACGCTTGTCTTAAAACCCTAACAATAAAATGGGGTGGTAAATAA
- a CDS encoding 4Fe-4S binding protein, translating into MVKIKVDEDACVGCGSCVEDCPNDVYELDKEHGKTVVVNEEDCMACLSCHEICPSQALEHDDIHVAKRLYIDRKVNRALEKII; encoded by the coding sequence ATGGTAAAAATAAAAGTAGACGAAGATGCATGTGTTGGATGTGGGTCTTGCGTTGAAGACTGTCCGAATGACGTATACGAATTGGATAAAGAACATGGAAAAACAGTTGTAGTGAATGAAGAAGATTGTATGGCCTGTCTTTCATGCCACGAAATTTGTCCTTCCCAAGCACTGGAACACGACGATATACATGTAGCTAAAAGGTTATATATTGACAGAAAAGTTAATAGAGCTTTAGAAAAGATAATATAA
- a CDS encoding sortase, translating into MLRYKLLSVAVVGITILIIFSMIMAGFEKSQELGAYQATVHAKVNKSVPVNVLYPTSSKSASGGATAQRIVIPKIGVDASIRSDTVNSYNAVYHYTESVEPGQNGECGFLSHRTTYSGLFGKLGSLKVGDEVIIKDYAKSKKYTYKVTSNGNDIRWDYKQNPIEFDQSGEARLLLVTCYPPGKKQAAYICHCKLVSTTPLK; encoded by the coding sequence ATGCTTAGATATAAACTGTTATCCGTTGCTGTTGTTGGTATCACTATTCTAATAATTTTTAGTATGATAATGGCTGGTTTTGAAAAGTCTCAAGAGTTAGGTGCATATCAAGCCACAGTGCATGCTAAAGTAAATAAAAGTGTTCCTGTCAATGTACTATATCCTACATCATCCAAATCTGCTTCTGGAGGTGCAACAGCCCAACGAATTGTAATTCCAAAGATAGGGGTTGACGCATCCATACGCTCAGATACTGTAAACTCCTACAATGCTGTTTATCATTATACTGAGAGTGTTGAACCTGGTCAAAATGGAGAATGCGGATTTTTAAGCCATAGAACAACATATTCAGGTTTGTTTGGTAAGTTAGGAAGCCTTAAAGTAGGTGACGAAGTAATAATAAAAGATTACGCCAAATCTAAGAAATACACTTATAAAGTCACATCCAACGGAAATGATATTAGATGGGATTACAAACAAAATCCAATTGAATTTGACCAGAGCGGAGAGGCCAGATTACTACTTGTTACATGTTATCCTCCTGGAAAAAAACAAGCAGCTTACATATGTCATTGTAAATTAGTATCTACAACCCCACTAAAATGA